The region AAAGCAGTACGCCGCTGGGACCAGCGCGTGACGTCGCCGGCAATGGGGCTGGCGTGGGTGCTGGGCGTGGCGTTGGTCTATTTCGGCGGCTGGCATGCGGCGGGATGGCTGGTGGTGAAGCTGGTGTTCGTCTTGCTGCTGTCGGCACTGCACGGCATCCAGTCCGGCTACGTGCGGCGCCTGGCGGACGCGCCGGAGCAAGAGGCTTCGGCGCTGCTGAAAAACTCCGGCGCGCTGACGATTGCGGCGGTCGTGATCATTGCCTTGATGGTGGTGGCAAAGCCGTTTTGATCGCCAAGAGATTGTCATCGCGCAAAAACTGTTGCACTATTTGAAAATCCCTATATAATCGCGCCTCTTGCGGCTGTAGCTCAGCTGGATAGAGTACTTGGCTACGAACCAAGGGGTCGTGGGTTCGATTCCTGCCAGCCGCACCAAAATGAAAAGGGTCCGTCGAAAGACGGGCCCTTTTGTTTTTGATCGT is a window of Herbaspirillum hiltneri N3 DNA encoding:
- a CDS encoding CopD family protein, whose translation is MYLWIKAFHVASVVTWIGGMLIMALALQTLQKATLERSAAELRLLKAVRRWDQRVTSPAMGLAWVLGVALVYFGGWHAAGWLVVKLVFVLLLSALHGIQSGYVRRLADAPEQEASALLKNSGALTIAAVVIIALMVVAKPF